The Oncorhynchus mykiss isolate Arlee chromosome 10, USDA_OmykA_1.1, whole genome shotgun sequence nucleotide sequence TGCTGCctgttactagctagctagcgttcTAGGTTTTTTATTTGTCTTTTGTTATTCTTTTTAATGcaaagcaaagctgtcatcaaggcaaagggtggctactttgaagaatctcaaatagaaaatatattttgatttgtgtaacacctttctggttactacaggattccatatgtgttatttaatcgtttttatgtcttcactattattctacaatgtagaaaatagttttaaaaaataaagaaaaaccctagaatgtgtaggcgtgtccaaacttatatatatatatatatatatatatatatatatatacacacacacacacaaatatatgggtgattggaaattatgcacacaattacattgatggaatctACTACAAAAAAAATCTTGTTTACTGACTCTGTCTCTGGAATGTCATAgcaaagaggtgtgaatacttatgtaaataagatacagtcattatgggatattgtgtgtagatgagtgagaaaCTAAATCaatttaataattaaaaaaaaacattaccctTTGTCAAATGCAATTTTCTTGTTGTGTCTGCTTATTTTTGTCAATTACAAACTATGTAACTTGGTGCAGTTGCTATGCTGAGAGAACATCAAGCCAATAATTACATTGGCATGTAGAAATTATGTCATCTAGTGCAGGACTCCAATATTAGCAGGCAGAACTTAGGCAATATTTAGACTGTCCAGTTTGAAGAGCTAAGACAGAAAGGCTATATAAGGAATGGAACATATATACAGCTGTCAGATGTGGGCGTTAACAAGCAAGAACTGAGATGAGAAGATAATAATGAAGAAAGATCAAGGAAAGCTATTttcatatagagggaggggacTCTATATGTTATGCAAAGACAGAATCCTATAAAGGCAGGACTCTATAATATGAGAATTTAGTATTttcatggaggggctcggcttgGTTACGTATGTAATggagtctttccatggaggggctcggcttgGTTACGTATGTAATGGAGTCTTttcatggaggggctcggcttgGTTACGTATGTAATGGAGTCTTttcatggaggggctcggcttgGTACGTATGTAATGGAGTCTTttcatggaggggctcggcttgGTTACGTATGTAATGGAGTCTTttcatggaggggctcggcttgGTTACGTATGTAATGGAGTCTTttcatggaggggctcggcttgGTTACGTATGTAATGGAGTCTTTCCATGGAAGGGCTCGGCTTTGTTTCATTGAAATTAAAGTCTACTTTGAATTCACAGGTTCTAGGAAAAGTGGTATATTTCTGAGTCAATATTCCACAacactacctctctcaaagagtgcagtgtataaagtcataacatctgctgtctcagccactgcctgtcaccaagggagtaccctaAGGCTCGATCGTAGGTGCCACGCCCTTCTCAATTTACATTAACAACATTGCtcaagcagtaggaagctctctcatccatttatatgcagatgatacagtcttatactctctacccttaaccttgttctgaacacctccaaaacaaaggtaatgtggtttggtaagaacaatgtccctctccccaccggtgtgattactacctctgagggtttagagcttgaggtagtcacctcatacaagtacttggaagtatggctagatggtacactgtccttctctcagcatacagtgccttgcgaaagtattcggcccccttgaactttgcgaccttttgccacatttcaggcttcaaacataaagatataaaactgtatttttttgtgaagaatcaacaacaagtgggacacaatcatgaagtggaacaacatttattggatatttcaaacttttttaacaaatcaaaaactgaaaaattgggcgtgcaaaattattcagcccccttaagttaatactttgtagcaccaccttttgctgcgattacagctgtaagtcgcttggggtatgtctccatcagttttgcacatcgagagactgacattttttcccattcctccttgcaaaacagctcaagctcagtgaggttggatggagagcatttgtgaacagcagttttcagttctttccacagattctcgattggattcaggtctggactttgacttggccattctaacacctggatatgtttattattgaaccattccattgtagatgttgctttatgttttggatcattgtcttgttggaagacaaatctccgtcccagtctcaggtcttttgcagactccatcaggttttcttccagaatggtcctgtatttggctccatccatcttcccatcaattttaaccatcttccctgtccctgctgaagaaaagcaggcccaaaccatgatgctgccaccaccatgtttgacagtggggatggtgtgttcagctgtgttgcttttacgccaaacataacgttttgcattgttgccaaaaagttcaattttggtttcatctgaccagagcaccttcttccacatgtttggtgtgtctcccaggtggcttgtggcaaactttaaacgacactttttatggatatctttaagaaatggctttcttcttgccactcttccataaaggccagatttgtgcaatatacgactgattgttgtcctatggacagagtctcccatctcagctgtagatctctgcagttcatccagagtgatcatgggcctcttggctgcatctctgatcagtcttctccttgtatgagctgaaagtttagagggacggccaggtcttggtagatttgcagtggtctgatactccttccatttcaatattattgcttgcacagtgctccttgggatgtttaaagcttgggaaatctttttgtatccaaatccggctttaaacttcttcacaacagtatctcggacctgcctggtgtggtccttgttcttcatgatgctctctgcgcttttaacggacctctgagactatcacagtgcaggtgcatttatacggagacttgattacacacaggtggatggtatttatcatcattagtcatttaggtcaacattggatcattcagagatcctcactgaacttctggagagagtttgctgcactgaaagtaaaggggctgaataattttgcacacccaatttttcagtttttgatttgttaaaaaagtttgaaatatccaataaatgtcgttccacttcatgattgtgtcccacttgttgttgattcttcacaaaaaaaaacagttttatatctttatgtttgaagcctgaaatgtggcaaaaggtcgcaaagttcaagggggccgaatactttcgcaaggcactgtatatcaaagctgcaggctaaggttaaatctagacttagtttcctctatcgtaattgctcctctttcaccccagctgccaaactaaccctgattcagatgaccatcctatccATGCTAGACTTCGGAGACctaatttatagattggcaggtacattttgccatcagatttgccaccaatgctccttattggACACatcactgtactctatactactcTGTAAACTGTTCATCTCTGTAAACCCATTGCAAGACCTACTGGTTGATGCTtttttataaaaccctcttaggcctcactcccccctatctgagatacctacagcagccctcatcctccacatacaacacccgttctgccagtcacattctattaaaggtccccaaagcacacacatccctgggtcgcttctcttttcagttcgctgcagctagcgactggaatgagctgcaacaaatactcaaactggaccgttttatctccatctcttcattcaaagactcaatcatggacactcttactgaccgttgtggctgctttgtgtgtattgttgtctctaacttattgccctttgtgctgttgtctgtgcccattAATGTTTGTACCATATTTTGTGCTGCTattatgttgtgctgctgccatgttctgttgctaccatgctgtgttttcatgtgttgctgccatgctatgttgttgtcttatgtctctctttatgtagtgtgtggagtctctcttgtcgtgatgtgtgttgtgtactATATTTATGTTTAATCCCATTCTCATcaccgcaggaggccttttgataggtgtcattgtaaataagaatttgttcttaactgacttgcctagttaaataaaggttaaataaaaataataataaacacgGAGGTATTTATTAAGGAGTGTTGGAGGATTTGGCTATACTGACAAATCTATGGATATCATAATTGCATCTTTCATACAGGTAGGCCCACCTAAGAAATGGGCACCAACAAAGCCTTCTTGTAGTTGGTGAAATCGAATAAAAATGAAGACAATTGTTGAAATGAATTACTTTCAGCACCAATGGTTGTCCACTTCTTTTTCATGATGCCTTAGCCATTCCAAAGCTGTCTGCCCCTGTGCCATTTTAGTTGACTTTCTCCTGCACTCTCTCCTGGTTAATAAGTTAATGATTTAAAAGTGTCTTTCTCATGACATTGTAATATATTTGATATCCATGCTATTGTATAGGCTACAGAAAAACCACATAGGCTACTACTCTTTCAACCGTAGGCTACATCATTTATGTTCAATTCATTTGATGGGGCGTTGGTGGAGAGGCATTGACAAGCTAAATAATATTTTGCATCCCTgcctttggcaaagtgggcactgcttatcaTGGGGCGGCATCAGCGCTCACCTAAATAGTTCGCatgccactggttgagagaagTTATCACTGTTTTGGGGCGGAATAATGTGAGGTGTTGTGTGTTGTTGGAGTtgcgtcttggtcagtttagcaCTGAAAATGCGGCCTTTAAACTGCCGCTCTAGGCGGCTGCCTAATGAGCGGGccggtgttgtgccgaaaatctccCAATGACAGaatcccccccaccccacactcaATAattcattgctgcgacttgcttgctagttgacatttctgctcttcactccgttgtcagtttagcctacatttcactgATCTTAGTAGCGGAAAGCATTTTTTACTTGTGTCCTTCAAGGCAGCTATCAATGATCCTGTCAGGCTGCGtttaattcatttattttatttttttatggcggtttactcgcgggggaggcactagtaatgtctgcagttttcagtttggctatttgtttcaagtgtattcTTCTATGAATAAATCTCTTTGCCAAAAttcgtcatctctcccatgttttattcgactagtagttgttctgaaatgtttattgcttgcctacATTTTACTCCTTCCTCTATGTTgaatataacacacatacatcaATTATTAATTTGCGCTGCCTATCCTGGTGTGgagtttgttctatagaaagtataTGACTGATGTGTGCCACGGAAAGTATTTTACTCTAgtgacaaaattaaggaaattagaaggggggGCTACACTTAGCTATGTGTGTGGAAAAAATGTAATCACGGGAAAGACATTTAACTCGTTTTTGGATAGTCCGTTTGTAACTCCACACATTACTTGTAGCTTTATAGTGTGTTGTTGGTTGGTTTAAtgtttaatggtttaatgttAAGGTTGGTAACTAGCTAGCACTCCCGTGGCTAACGTTAGCGCCTTCATGAAAAGGGGCTTGAGTGAAGAACAATATTACGTTTTTTAAAATAGTGAGAATAATTGGGAGCTGGCAATGTAATCTTTAGACATGTTGTAGTTTTCTTAAATTTAGTTTTGTAATGgactaaaacaagcagacaacaaAATTCCGTGTGAAAAATGTCAAGTTTTTGCTGTGAGACATTTAGGTAACCAAGgtaaccacaggttgttttcACCATAGGCGGGCGGTGCCCACAACGTTCTATTTAAAACCGACTGGCACTATACCAGAGAAGAAGAAGTAAACGGAAGTGAACAGTGACCATGAACAATTTACACGTTAGAGGTTTTATTGTTGTTATGAATACGTTTATTAACATAATGGAACCCAAAATATCACTAATTTAACTACACAGCATCACATACGTACCCCATCTAGTGTTTAATTTGCGTTGAAGACAGGACTTGGTTGATGGATGCCATCTATGTAACGCTAACTAGTTGCTAAGTAACGTTACGCTagctaacaatggctaactgtatggtttttcacacACAAATAGCATCCATCATGGAGGTGCTAGCGAACGCAGCTGTGGTAGagatctgtaaactcgtagatgacgactatgcagtgtttcgtttggaaattactcaaagccagaaagaaaacaggtcATTGCAAAGGAAACTACAACTACTGGAACTGAAGGTGGCACGGGAGCGCGCCGTTGCTATtcccagtagtgtcaagatcctTGACCGACACAGAAgaatggcaagaggtacattttgcCCCCATTCCGCTCTGTGTTCAGATGTATTATCCAGAATTGGGTCTTGGTCAGTTATTGGATGGTGTGAAATAATTCCCCTGATTAGTAAACTATCTTGTGCAAAGACATAATATAATATTCTAAACAGATTCTTGATTTACTGCGTTTTCTATttactcaatgaaaacaatgttaTACATGGAATATAATACACAGATCAATAAATATTATATCAATAAGGGATACCTTATATCCTTGCCAATTGTAGACAGCTTCAATAGTGTACGATATACTGCTAACCTAACCACCTCTTTTCCCCCAATCATTCTCTCAGGTGAAAGATATCTCACTGGAGGCCACAAGAGCTTAGTGAAGCCAGCGGGACACAATACATGCagagatgaccaaccaatcactgttgatgaggggagtggaacctcaacccagaATGTTATcgtgatagaggttagtgtaatAGTGTTACATTAAATTACAGTGCATCATATGTGACCAGTTTATTCCAGAAAGGCTCCCCTCATCTATTCACTTGCTTACATGTACATCCTCATTTATCTGCCATAGGGGAGCTTGTGAGACTTCCTTACGATATTGTTATCCAACTTAACTCATGTACCGTTTTTAATCTTCTGGTGTCAGTCTACAGAGGCTGCAGGTCCTGGGGTCAAGCAGGAGAGGTCTGAAGGAAAGCAGGACCCATGGCACAGTAGAGACATCCAGAATGGAGTGGCTGGAGCGCCCCCTGTAGCCACAGAAAACCCCACCACTACGCAGCCCAGGACCCGACACagcatcacggaggtcagtggaaTGCCGAGCGACGtcctcaagtcagagacagaAACCGAGACTTTAACTGTAACACAAATGCAATTACACAGAGGATCTGACCACagatcagacccagagagactggGCCTGGGGAGACTGGGCTGTCCTCCTGACTCAGAGTATTTACCTGTATTTCACCAGAGCCAGAGGACTGTTCATTCCCATGGTGATGGTGACTCGTTAGACACTGGAGGTGATGGTCCGTCTTGTTCTTACGCTACAGAGATGGACCCTAGCAACATGCCCTTGGATTTAGAGAGACAGACTAatctgtctagaggggactggaaccggtacagtagtagtgtatactctgaaggTTGCCTAGATGAGAAAGGGGAGGTTATAGTGGTAGATGAAGTGACTGTGAAAGTGGAGGGCGACGTTCCTCCCACATGGAATGCAGATAGTCACCTAGGAGATGGACTCACACAAGACAGAGATTTCTTAGATTACAGGGAAAGCTTAGAGACAAGTCCAAATGTCGCTACCCACTCCCCTTTACATACGTTCAGGGATTGCAACTCAGTGTCCAGATCGATGGGGCCTACTGATCCACACCGCCTCGTCCTTTTCGATAAGGGATTGAACTCAAATTACAGAGCTAGAGACCAGGCTCGGGGTGGGGGAGCAACATCAGGCAAAAGTAAAGAGAAACGtttcctctgcatgttctgtaacaaaggcttcagctgcccCCAGAAGGTGGAGATTCACCAGCgggtccacacaggggtgaaacccttcagctgtacccagtgccCCATGGCCTTCGCTCAAGCTGgtgacctgaagaggcaccagagggtccacacgggggagaaacccttcagctgtacccagtgtcacatggCCTTTGCTCAGGCTGGTCACCTGAAGagacaccagagggtccacacaggggagaaataatACAGCTGACCCCGTTGTCAGAAGAGATTCTTACGCcagctgaagatgcacctgaaggtccacatgGGAGAAAGGCCATTTGCCTGTACTCACTGCGGGGAGAGGTTCTCCAGgaggagctacctcaggatacaccagcagaaaaaacATTCCACTCTATAACATAGAAAGCAACCATTCCACTCAATAGCTTCTGACGGTTGTATCAAACCCTGCATTAAAGACAAAGATGAACTGTCATTGTTGTCATCACGAAAAATATCCACAGACGCATTTGGTATTACGAGAGTTACAGATTTCAGTGTAGAATATTGCATCCAGACATTGTGTGATATATAAGGCATATATAGGGCTGGGAGATTCAAATTCATGTTTTAACGCAATGTTTCAAATGCATGTATCGCAAaaattttgtttttatttttagatattttttgcgttctacagtgccttcagaaagtattcatacccattaacttattccatattttgttacagcctgaattaaaataaTACATCTCGACCAtctacacaacaccccataatgaaaaagtgaaaacatgtttttagaaatttttgcaaatacaGATATCAAATTTACAACattacttgttaagcacatttttactcctgaacttatttaggcttgccataacaaagaggttgaatacttattgactcaagacatttcagctattcatttttaatacatttgtaatcatttctaaaaacaatttcactttgacattatggggtattgtgtgtaggccagtgacacacagTCTTAACgttcaggctgtaacgcaacaaaatgtggaaaaagtcaagcggtgtgaatactttctgaaggcactgtcttTTTAGTCTCGTGTCCTTCGCTCCTTCtggctgtgtgcactgtgcaccttcccactcctacacagacaccaagcccctccgaTGCCACTCACAACAACGATGATAGATAACTTAACCTTTCTGACTAcccatttttttctctcaaaattGTAGACAGAGCAGATCCTACTAAAATGAGAGTATCAATGAACATGATTGTGGAAAATTCAGTTCTGTCGTGTGCTCGGCATTGTGTTACTACCGCTAGCAGTATTTTAGCCAcagtgtgttttataaatgtgcaatgagCATTAAAAAAGGAATTGGCAAtttgttctcattctgagaaataagcatCTTCTTATGCAGGTAacccacttgatttcaacatctaatTAAAGTGAACAGGCTgttgttcaaacagttggagatggACAGGAGGGTGCCATCACAACAGTTCAACCTTGGTAGCaagcaaatagatccaagttaaccaataaacttggatttgaAGTTAGCTAGACTTTAAATCTAAatattagctggctactcactagcacgtgggcttgtgcttgagagattgtttatgagacctgtgttcattttctataatgcctgctacaagaggctagtcattattagtgaatgtggaTGGTTCTGGTAAAAGGTTATCAAAAATGGCATTTTCATGGACTTGAAAGCTAGGTTAGTGAttattgcaacaacaaaaaaagcagtttaaactattttgataaaataattacattattagtgggtcttatggttgtggaaggcatGTAATTTAGCCTACAGTAGGTATAATTTTACAAGCCCTGATTTATTTATGACTGTTTGAAATTAATTGTATTAAACTTTAATTGTGCAACAAAGATTATTTAAAGAGAACTTTAGAAAATTGAGATCAATGAACCAAAAGTTTGAAAGATTCGAGCGGATTTTTAAgccatattgcccagccctaGGCATATATAAGCCTAAAAAGTATGTTATGTAattgtgtttgtactgtgtgtTCACAAATGCCTATTTCATTACTTCCATTCAACTACTTAATTTCTTTCCCAAGACACTTTTAATGAGGAAATGAATGGAGTTTATCATGCAGATTTCTAGTTGAGACGTTTGTATGTGTGGTTTTCATATGGTGTATTTAAAACTTGTGTGTTTTAATAAACACAAAATGGGACTTTTCATGCAGACTTTCATTGAGACTCTCTTTAGTATAAATCACATCTGATCTCACCCTATTCTGCATACACCTGACAGCGCTTTATAACCATTATACACTTA carries:
- the LOC118936891 gene encoding LOW QUALITY PROTEIN: zinc finger protein 300-like (The sequence of the model RefSeq protein was modified relative to this genomic sequence to represent the inferred CDS: substituted 2 bases at 2 genomic stop codons), with translation MPSDVLKSETETETLTVTQMQLHRGSDHRSDPERLGLGRLGCPPDSEYLPVFHQSQRTVHSHGDGDSLDTGGDGPSCSYATEMDPSNMPLDLERQTNLSRGDWNRYSSSVYSEGCLDEKGEVIVVDEVTVKVEGDVPPTWNADSHLGDGLTQDRDFLDYRESLETSPNVATHSPLHTFRDCNSVSRSMGPTDPHRLVLFDKGLNSNYRARDQARGGGATSGKSKEKRFLCMFCNKGFSCPQKVEIHQRVHTGVKPFSCTQCPMAFAQAGDLKRHQRVHTGEKPFSCTQCHMAFAQAGHLKRHQRVHTGEKXYSXPRCQKRFLRQLKMHLKVHMGERPFACTHCGERFSRRSYLRIHQQKKHSTL